TGCTGAATGTTTTACAAAGTACTGTCTGCTGAAGGAACAACTTGTAAGCCAGTATGGCTTTGTTAACAGAAAGCAAATCTAGGCAGGGGCTGAATGCTAATCACTGTTGCCAACTCTTTAAATAATGGCACTGACAACAACAGGAAAGGTGTTACTGTAAGATAGCTGCTGTAAGTCCTCCTCTCATTTGAAATGATGTTTACTGATATAAATCAGATAAAGATCTGACTCTTCCAGACTTCCCTCAGCTTTCAAAAAACAGAAGGAGGCAGTTAGTCCATTCAGGATTTGATCATTGCAAGCATATGTATCAGCAcagctttccctctgcttttacATAGAACACATTTAATAAACAGTTCGGTTCTTCCACCAGTCCTCAGAAGGTCAGTATCGCTTTACAATATTTCTTTATCTACAGAGACCGCTTGAGGTACTTACGTTTGAAGTTCATTATGGTACTGGGAGGTCCCTTTTTTGTGAAAATAGTTTTTACTCATGGTGGGAGTAGATGGCTATCAATCTCAGCTTcctgtgtgctgcagcagcaaagtatATTTTGTTAAGTGAAAATTGTCACTTAGACCGATCTGatctatttttgtatttcatctgCAAATTGTTTCAGCAgtctgtgagagactgaaagagttaatgtatGTCAATGTCTCAAACGTTGTGGCAAAGCAGGTTGCCGTCTGCATGGCAACGGTGAACCGCAGGTGAGAGGCACAGGAcgcggagggcgtgccggagggtgcgcagttccgtgttctgataggcccggcatgacaacgcaccatatatggccagaggtcacagtttatttgaggaaggggctcacgaccacccccGCAATGGCGCCTGCGCAGGAGATTAGGAGTtacataactccccgaggggCGTGACTAGCGCGGTCGAGAGgcggggactagactataaaaggcaccacTCCAAGGAGCCACGTGCGCGCCCACCGCCGGAGGAGCGACACGTCCGCAAtcgtcatcgcgggatccaagggtggtgaaatATCTTCCTCCCCTCCTAAACGCCTCGATAGAATCCACGCCGTCTAATATTATGCTTTCTAAGTATAAGTTGCGTGTGCCgtaaataaagcgtttaattgatcgcctggtgtcgtttcaccttaatttagcctaAGGGACTCACAAAACCGCTATGACCCCCTgggtcacccagtctgggtcgtaacacaGTCCACAAACAATTTTCTACTAAGAGTGCTTTGATGCTGAAATGACAGCTGCTCTTGAATTTCCAAGATGGACAGAACAGTAAAAAATGGTTGATTTAGCCAGTTATACCTTCCTTACTGGTGCTGGTGACACATTCACATACTCTTGCCCCAAGATTTTTTTCACAGTTCAGCATTCCAGGTTTATGCTATCTGAAAAGAAATATCATCAACAATCAACCTCCAATATCATGTATTTGAAGCCATAATTATTTTAGTTTGTCAGACTCCATTTAATGTAAAACAATCTCCATCTTGCACTCAGCTAGCTGAATTTGTCCCTAAGCTCTCTTAGCATCTCTTGCAGACTATGTTTGCAGCCACTGCTGTACTCTCAGGAAAATAAAGCAACATAGAGCcacaaaaagaaatttaactaAAATATGTCATCCATCTTTCATCACAATTCAACAGTtcttgaaagagatttttttcatacaaaaccCTCTTATTCATTAGCTGGACCCAgttttcacttcagttttcatgtattttacaACAGATAAGCAAAGAACAGACTTGAACTTCCTGTAAGTTCACTGTATATTGTCACTGAATCCCATGTACTGTACTGTTGTAACTTCCATTCCCTGGCTTGGGTTTAGTGCAGTGAACTGTTTGGATGACCTGTTATAAATCATTAACAAGAATTTGCTTGTACAGGTATTTCTGGTGAGAAGTCTTTAAAGTCACCTGGAATGAACTGCTATGGATTTAGCTGATGAATCATTTTCCTCCACATCTCCTAAGGAGAGTTATTTGGTATAAAGACTTTAATGGGAATTGTATGTATTGCTGATGATATTTCTGAAGTTATGATTACAGTTACACCCTCTTTGAGACCTGATCTGTTAACATAAAGAGAACTGTCTGAATACAGCAAAATCAGGGGCTTTGTTTAACTTTCTTCATATTAATTGCTCCAGATCTTTAATCACTTCAGTTATGTGTTGACTCAGTGCACAGTACTGGAAAGCCTAAAGCTGCCTGTTGAATTCCTGGTGCAACTGCATCATTCCTGTAGAAAGAGGGATCACTGATCATTGTGTGGGATATGAgatcctgtcgtggtttaaccccagtcggcaaccaagcaccacacagctgctcactcaccctcccccccgccccagtgggatgggggagagaattggaagagcaaaagtaagaaaactcatgggttgagataagaacagtttaataattaaaatataacaacaacaacaataataaattgtaatgaaaaggaaaacgacaagagagagaaagagaggaacaaaacccaggaaaaataagtgatgcaaccgctcactacctgccgactgatgcccagccagttcccaagcagcgatcactgccccctggccaactccccccactttatatactgagcatgatgtcacatggtatggaatatccctttggccagtttgggtcagctgtcctggctgtgccccctcccagcttcttgtgcacctccagccttctcagtcggtagagcatgggaaactaaaaagtccttggctagtgtaagcattacctagcaacaactaaaacatcagtgtgttatcaactttgttctcatcctaaatccaaaacacagcactgtaccagctactaggaagaaaattaactctatcccagccaaaaccaggacagtatccacctcTTATTCTATACcgtctacgtcatgcccaggtcccacactttgcaatacatcccaattaatcaccaccccttttcctgccttttgatatatacacacagctatcattcccttagtctatgggccatccctctaaaatgttcgttgagttcatttagtccatgactttgggctccatctgtcataacggtccttcagggcaggagagatggtgtgtggtgttggactgttgcatgctgaagccagttctggtcccatcaccgctgcacttgtccagttctatcatcgctgcactttgctcggtttcatcaaagttcattcttcattaatctaggtgattcttattgtaatactgtagccaccatagaagtgatgatatacagtattatatagcaattaacatcatacaatttaattcattggctattctcacccaaaatcaaatccccttgaggtacacattggacttccccatcctcccgcatcacccaccaagtgcacccgggtccttgagcaaaagcaatcccacggatgggtttgcctttgcccgaggcaggaataacccaaataaaccaaagcatattttttatgtgccctacagggactttatccccttctacagtacgtaaaacgtttgactgggcagggccagctcgattggcagatcccctcgtgttgactaaccaggtggcttttgataaatgtgtgtcccaatgtttgaatgtcccagcattcattgctctcagtgtagtctttaaccgtccattgtatcgttcaattttcccggaggctggtgcatgacaggggatgtgatatacccactcaatgccgtgctctttggcccaggtgtctatgaggttgtttcggaaatgagtccttgttgtctgactcaattctttctggggtgccatgtcgccataggacttgcttttcaaggcccaggatagtgttctgggcagtggcatggggcacaggatatgtttccagccctccggtggttgcctccaccattgtaagcacgtggcgcttgccttggcgggtttgtgggagtgtgatataatcgatctgccaggcctccccatatttatatttcagccatcgtcctccataccagagaggctttaaccacttggcttgcttgatcgcagcgcgtgtttcacattcatggataacctgcgcaatagtgtccatggtcaagtccacccctcgatcacgagcccatctgtatgttgcatctcttccttggtgacctgaggtgtcatgggcccaccgagctagaaataattcacccttctgttgccagtccagatccacctgagccacttcaatcttagcagcctgatccacctgctggttgttttgatgttcttcagtggcctgactcttgggtacgtgagcatctacgtgatggacttttacaaccaggttctccacccgggcagcaatatcttgccacaatgtggcagcccagatgagTTTGCcgctgtgctgccagttgctctgcttccattgctgcaaccacccccacagggcatttgccaccatccatgagtcagtctagagatagagcactggccacttttctcggtcagcaatgtctaaagccagctggatggcctttacttctgcaaattggctcgattcaccttctccttcagcagtttctgccacttgtcgcataggactccatacagcagctttccacctccgatgctttcccacaagacgacaggacccatcagtgaacaggacaTATTGCTTCCCATTTTCTGGCAGCTCATTAtactcagcatgcgtcacctcctcctctggcgatattccaaaatctttgccctctggccagtccatgatcacttccaagattcctgggcgactggggtttcctattcgagcccgttgtgtgattagtgcgacccacttactccatgtagcatcagttgcatgatgtgtacaggggaccctccctctgaacatccagcccagcaccggcagtcggggtgccaggaggagctgtgcttcagtgccgatcacttccgaagcagctcgaaccccttcatatgctgccaatatctctttttcagttggagtatagcgggcctcggatcctctgtatccccgactccaaaacccctaggggtcgacctcgagtctcccctggtgctttctgccagaggctccaggtagggccgttctccccagctgcggtgtagagcacattttctACATCTTGCCCTgtctggactggccccagggctactgcattaactatctcctctttaatttgttcaaaggcttgtcgttgctcagggccccatttgaaatcgttcttctttcgggtcacttgatagggaggtcttacaatcagactgtaatttggaatatgcattctccaaaaacccacgacgcctaagaaagcttgtgtttcctttttgctagttggtggagacatggctgttattttgttgatcacatccattgggatctgaggacgtccatcttgccattttattcctaaaaactggatctcctgtgcaggtcccttgaccttactttgttttatggcaaaaccggccttcagcaggatttggactatttccttccctttctcaaaaaattctcctgctgtgttgccccacacaatgatgtcatcaatgtattgcaggtgttctggagcctcaccctgttccagtgcagtctgggtcagtccatggcaaatggtggggctgtgtttccacccctggggcagtcggttcccggtgtactggacgcccctccaagtgaaagcaaactgtggcctgcactctgctgccaaagggattgagaaaaacgcattagcgatatcaattgtggcatagcATTTGGCTgcttttgactccagttcatactgaagttctatagcatgtccggcatggcagcactcagcggcagcgtgacttcgttcaggccacgatagtctactgttagtctccactctccattagacttccgcactggccatatgggactcttaaagggtgagcgagtcttgctgatcactccttggctctccagccgacgaatcagcttatggatgggaatcagggaatctcggttggtgcgatattgccgccggtgcacagttgtggtagcgattggctcctgttggtcttcgaccctcagcaaccccacaacagaagggtcctccgagagaccaggcaaggtggacagctttttagtttcttccatctccaaggcagctataccaaaaccccactggtacccttttgggtccttgaagtaccctctcctgaggtagtctaatGCCAAGGatgcctctgggccagtcacaatggggtgcttctgccacccattcctagttaggctcacttcagcctccaacacagttagctgttgggatccccccatcaccccagaaatacagatgggttctgcccctttgtagcttgatggcattagggtacactgtgcaccagtgtccactagagccttatactcctgtgggtctgatgggccaggccatcgaatccacacagtccagtaaacccggttgtccctttcctccccctggctggaggcagggcccctctagtcctggtcatagtatccgttactcacttcttgtaaatacaaatcagaagtccctttattgagatcagaagtaagatcagcccttctactctgtctggggaacttcccgctggaaactggagcagcaattttcctggaagaacctctttctgtgattgttttcccttgcaactcatgtacccatgcctctagggctgcagtaggttttccatcccacttcctcatgtcctctccctggtcatgtaggtaaaaccatagggtgccccgtggtgtgtaccctttatatcctctcacttgagcagagggacgcttactactaaatggctgagatactggtctgtacaggtggggagtaggacatagcctctttgaatcactggaactcctgggacagttgcTCGGCTAACATGTCCGGCAGTTTCTCCAAagccgagatgcaggcctgtagggaggaagagagactttcttcatattgccggagttggccagccaattcatccaccatttgtccctctctgtctttccaggtcattactgccaatgagttggcatatgacaatgatGGTGTGCTCcgtataaacttccgccacatgggtcgtgtgcacctgacttcatctggatctttggatagctgttcattgttcagatcatcataaatcacctccagcatggctaattctctcaggtactggatacccctctccatggtggtccacttgcctgggtgacatataacatcttccttgaagggatacctttccttcacgcctgaccgGAGTCgtctccagaggctgagggcttgtgccccttttccaattgctttgtcaatgcccccttccctggaaagggatcccagctgcttggcttccctaccctctaattccaggctactggccccgttatcccagcattggagcagccaggtgacaatatgctcgcctggacaacggctgaaatcttttcgcatatctcgcagctcactcagggatagggatcgggtggtgcaccatctcatttatgggttctgcctcttcctgctcctgttctcgtgatggccctggttcatcttcatcccttactaaacgagtcgattttcttgtgtatttcttcttatgtataggggcaactgataccagcacgggttggttctctggttcagctgcagtgcctgttgccagggttggagtagctgcagtgcctgtcgccgagGTTTGAGTAGCCTCaatgcctgttgcaggggttgtTGATCTGCTGGGGCCTTCACTCGCCCTTGTACTCAGGGTTCTGCATGATGGGGGGCTCCCACTCCCCGTCCATCTCCTCATCCCAGTCCTCCAGCTTCTTGGCGTTGGGGTCAGGGATGTGCTCAGGCTTGTTCCAGTCCTCGGGCTTGGTGTCCTCGGGGTCATTGATCTTGGCCCACTCATCACAGTCATCGTGTTTCCGGGCCTTGAGGTCCTTGAGCTTCCTGGGCAGCAGGAAGTCCCAGTCCTCCTCCAGGCTGCCCGACCCCACCCACCCATTGTCACTCTTCACCTCGTAGGTGTTGTCAGGCCAAACCACCAGCGTGTAGAGGTGGGTGAACTCGTCATCCTTGCAGCGGATGTTCTTATTGATCAGGACATTCCTCCCCTTGTAGTTGAAGATGACATGGACCTTCTTGGTACCGGGGCCGCAGATGTCGGGGCCGAACATGGTGGTGTACTTGGAGTTGCCGTGCATGTCCTGCTGGCTCAGGCTGGCCGGGAAGAGCTTGACGTAGCCACCACTGCAGTCGATGTTCTGCTCATGCTTCACCGTGAACTGCACCACCAGCGTCTTGTCTCAGTTGCTGAAGTGCTCGAAGTGGGAGGAGATGGCGTAGAACCGGGCGTCCTGACTCGTCTGGATCCCTTTGTGCTTCTCAGTGTCGCTGTAAAACTTCCCAGCCGTGATGACAAACTGGCCATAGTCAGGCTTGTGCTTCGATTCCACCCACCAGCGGGTCCAGGCGTCTCCGTCCCTGAACAACTCCCGGAAGAACTGGGTGGGCCCAGCCGCTGCCAGCACCAGGAGGGTGCTGAGCATGACGGGGAGGCTGAGGCAGCTCTTGGTGGCGATCCCACACGGCGTGGCCCGGTtgttttgtcgtcagatccagagaccttctcttccccttgaggatactgaatagtgttgaacagggctcggtaggcatgggccaggccccagcacgttgcaatgatctccatctctctggagttgccagggtgacagcatactttgtccaaatattctactagtttttcaggattctgcacttgttcaggggtgaagttccaaaacactgggggtgcccactgtcctaggcaTTTGCCCATACTagcccacacaccctgccactcataactatccagcctcggggcagatctctgggtgactttttaaaatagttgtttaactttaaacaagacctgaaccacattcaggagacatagcaaaaggagcatgctggtttgaacatcccaaggatattaaaaattctcgAGACctggtgtaactagcctgaaggagaaagggaaggtgaaaaaacagaggaaagcaaccccctctgtcttccctgtgagaagaaaaggtgaagagtgtcattattaataatttctgagagATGGCGCCCGATGACAGCAATACCgaatacaaataccaaattagtctttttaccagtaatattaTCATAACATAAGCcgatgttacacagtacagcaaaatgataatcctgacccatctcccagaaaTGATCAACAGCACCgcagggaatacatactgcaagtGAAGATTTACATAATACAACCATgcgaacaaataaaacaacattgtgaccagcgactattaaactaatgtaatgaatgcttataacaaatttattttaacacgctctggtcagatctgtcattatctcaacccttcgtgccccatgttgggcgccaaaaaggactgtcgtggttcaACCCTAGTCGGCAACCAAGcaacacagccgctcgctcaccctcccccccactccggtgggatgggggagagaatcggaagagcacaagtgagaaaaactcgtgggttgaaataagaacagtttaataattaaaataaaataacaacaacaacaacaacaacaaattgtaatgaaaaggaaaacaacaagagagagaaagagaggaacaaaacccaggaaaaataagcgatgcaaccgctcaccacctaccgactgatgcccagccagttcccgagcagtgatcactgccccctggccaactccccccactttatatactgagcatgacgtcacatggtatggaatatccctttggccagtttgggtcagctgtcctggctgtcccccctcccagcttctcgctggcagccttagtccttgactagtgtaagcactacttagcaacaactaaaacatcagtgtgttatcaactttgttctcatcctaaatccaaaacacagcactgtaccagctactaggaagaaaattaactctatcccagctgaaaccaggacagatccATATAGGAGATCTGTACAGATATCCTACTTTGGGCACTGCATGATCATGTTTGCTTCTTCCTGATCCTGTTGATCCCCAACACCAGGAGCCTAAGCAGAGTCAGACCAAACTGAAGGAACTTTTAGTTTTCTTCTGTAGATCACAGGACTGCCAAGTATTACTAAATACACTGAAACATACGAAAATACAGAAGATGTCCTACAGCTATGATCTTCTTAACCACCTCTTGGGTACCATCGAGTAATTTGTCCTTCCTTCAAATGATAAGTTGACCATTGGTCTTAGGCCTACTGAAGTGACACGTGGAACTTGCAGGCTGATAGAGTCATTGCAGGATAAATGCCGAAAGTAAACAGAGCCAATAAGGAACTCAGAATACATGTAGGTATTCAGCAACTAGGGTTAGTTTGCATTTGTAATCTGTGCAATGATTATGACTCAGGACATGTctgatgaaaaaaagattttccttgcTAATTACAGTGTGCTTCAGATAGGTTAAAGTAGAGAAAGATACTTTATTATAATGGAATTtccaagcaaaaaaccaaaatatttatctaCAAGATCAGAGCTCCTTTAAgtctcattttgtttttaaatagacaaTTGCATGTATCAGCTATTCCTTAGTTCACTGAAACAATCTCCAGGCCTATATCAGAGGATGTCAGCTTTTGTTGCTTCCTTTGAATTCTGAGAAGTATGCATCTGGTTATCTTATGCTGCTCTGGATCTCACATGAGAGGAGCACGAGACCAATATTGCACCACTCTCCTTCTTTCTGGAGTTACTTTAACTAATGAAATTTtggttctaattttttttctgaatctacTTTACTTTAATATATCTTCTTAACAACATTTAACCAAGAGTTTAAGGCCTCATAAACAAATGGAAATTTGTTTATGTAAGCATTAAGTAAACCTCAACAGCCTGTTTTTGTTGCAATTTATTCCAGTATAAAGTATGAGTAACTCCACTGGGTTGACACAGTTACACtgttataaaatgaaaagatataaGAGAAGAATCAGTAGAGACTTACGATCTGCCAATGGACTTTGAATTCCCTGTTTGTGAGATCCTTCagtcacaaaagcaaaacagacacTAAAGTCCTAAGGTCTCATGATAGAATTAGTGCTGGATCCATGTTCTGCCTCTGTCCTCTCATTATTTGCACATGTTGCAAATCACTACAGCAGACTTTACCAGAGTATAATTACTGACAGCCTCATAATTCCATgtccatttcagatttttttcagaaatgtgtctagataacagaaataatgaatatcAGTTAATTTCCAAAGACACTGGTATTTCTGTGATGTGATGCTTTGAAAAGTTTGAAACGTAAGAAAAGGGGATagtttatgtttatgtttatgaTAGTTTATTTAGAAGGGAAGGGAGCTATTATTTCCACCAGGACCATTATTCTCCCCCAAATAAGAAAGAAAGTGAGTAGAAACAGGATgataattataaaaattattgTTTGAAACTGAAGACTTCTCCAAATTAGAGTTCATAACTGCCTCCTGCAGTGAGATTGGAATATACTCAACAACTAAGAAAATACTTACCGTGGAAAGCAAAATTAAGATTTAAGACAATTATTTCTTTAGAAGCTATGGACAAAGGTCTACAGGAGTCTACTAATTCAAGGGGGATGAATATAAGAAATGGAATGACCGGACTGTAAATTTAACAATTATTAACATGTTTATTCTACTGTTTGTACAAAAATAtggaagtggatttttttccactcagaaaGGATAATGCTTCAGACTGAAGTTTAAACATATTTAGGGGTTCAtaagtttctaaaaaaaaatgaattagttCTATCTGCACCCACAGCCAACATTATAATATTCCTTACCACTTGCTTTAAGATGGAGGAACTTTTTCCTCAATAAATCTTGAGGCAAAACAATGATCTCAGGTAGGGTGAATGTTATAAAGCAAGATGCTTATGGCTTATCACTATGAATGTAGATAAGGTCTCCTTAATATTATAAAGGttataataaatataatgtaatataataataaataatataataaatagtAGTTATTAGCACAGTGATAATTGCTAACAACAGCTGCTTCTTATCTCTCTGTAAGGGAACTGAGGGTCTGCAGGTGTCTCTGCATACTGTATGGGAGGAAATACTAACTTTTCAGTAGTGACCGCTGTACATTTCCATCCTCAGTGTGCTTTCCATAGCAAGGTAGCTGGTTTATGTTAGCTGCTTCAGTTTACTTTGTCTGGACCCTTTATTCTTCAGTACTCGTGAGCTGCTAGTCTCAGCAGCACTCGGTGGTATTACATGAGCTTATAGGCTCAACACTTTTAGTCAAGCCTTGTTCACATCCCTCTCTACATAGCTGAAAAATGGGAATGGAATATTGCTCTTTATTTGATAGTATCTCCACTTGTGTTGCAATAACTGGCAAGAGACCAATTGTCAGTCACTACTGAGATGCATTTTATTCCTCTCCCTATTAATAGAACCGTAcctgcttcatttctttttggCTGCTTCAGTGCTCATTTAGGAATTGACAGACATGATGCATACCAAATACTTACTTCCAGCAAACCTTGCAGGGCTTTATTAACACTGAAAATCAACACCCTATCCTGAGACAGGAGGCCCAGCGAATAATCTATCATTTGGAATAGTAAAGGACATCATCACAGATATGAGGGCTTGGTCCCAACCCGGCAGAGAATACAAGGATGTGCTTCCTTAACAATATAAGCAACATGAGCACAtcccaccttttaaaaaaattcagtcccAGTCTGACAtctgtctctgctttctgcatCGTGTCTTCAGAGACTATTGAATAAAACTTCAGATCTTTGTCCTTCTTTCCATGGACTTGAGCATAGGACTTCTACAGGATAAACCCCAAGGTTGGCAGTTCCATTTCTCACACCCAACAGGACTTTCAACCAGAAGCATAAAGCTCACCTGTGCAGGAGACAGAGTCTTAGGCCATAGAACTAAGCAATATAAATCTCACCACC
The DNA window shown above is from Aptenodytes patagonicus chromosome W, bAptPat1.pri.cur, whole genome shotgun sequence and carries:
- the LOC143172170 gene encoding LOW QUALITY PROTEIN: calreticulin-like (The sequence of the model RefSeq protein was modified relative to this genomic sequence to represent the inferred CDS: substituted 2 bases at 2 genomic stop codons), with product MGQDYHFAVLCNIGLCYDNITGKKTNLSCLSLPVMLSTLLVLAAAGPTQFFRELFRDGDAWTRWWVESKHKPDYGQFVITAGKFYSDTEKHKGIQTSQDARFYAISSHFEHFSNXDKTLVVQFTVKHEQNIDCSGGYVKLFPASLSQQDMHGNSKYTTMFGPDICGPGTKKVHVIFNYKGRNVLINKNIRCKDDEFTHLYTLVVWPDNTYEVKSDNGWVGSGSLEEDWDFLLPRKLKDLKARKHDDCDEWAKINDPEDTKPEDWNKPEHIPDPNAKKLEDWDEEMDGEWEPPIMQNPEYKGEXRPQQINNPCNRH